A window of Roseiflexus castenholzii DSM 13941 genomic DNA:
CCCGACGGGAATGGCATCGAAATCTACCGTGACCGACCACGGACAGAATGGCCCCGCGCCGGCAGTCAGGTGCGGATGACCGTCGATCCGTTCGATGCCGATGGTGTGCTTGGCGAACTCAACCGTGTCCCGGCAACGTGGTCTGGCTTGCCGGCAGGCACGATCATCGGGCATATTCATCTGCACGTTGCGCATCTGGCGCCGGCGCGATGGTTCTACTGCGATGTTCTGGGATTTGCGTTCATGCAACGCTTTGGAAGCAGCGCCGAGTTTGTCGCAGCCGGCGGCTACCACCATCACATCGGCTACAATGTGTGGGCTGGCATCGGCGCGCCTCCTTCCTCCCCCAATATGGCCGGTCTGCGCTGGTTTACCCTGCGCCTGCCCGACAGCGCCTCTGTCGATGCCATCCTTCGACGCGCGGCGTCGGCGGGTCTGATGATTGACGCAACACC
This region includes:
- a CDS encoding VOC family protein: MTNNNASGTIPPETTIGTVHLTVADLKRACAFYTETIGFQAMRRTHQSAILGVSERPLLLLTELPGARRARGVTGLYHFAILLPSRRDLAITLAHLLELRTPLQGASDHAVSEAIYLADPDGNGIEIYRDRPRTEWPRAGSQVRMTVDPFDADGVLGELNRVPATWSGLPAGTIIGHIHLHVAHLAPARWFYCDVLGFAFMQRFGSSAEFVAAGGYHHHIGYNVWAGIGAPPSSPNMAGLRWFTLRLPDSASVDAILRRAASAGLMIDATPATEAYNRSLPLLRDPSGHGVALDVGVVV